The nucleotide sequence GGATGCCCAGTTGCCGCGGGTGTGTACTTGGGGGAAGTTTCAAGAGAAAAACACCGGCTTCACGTTTTACATGTTCAACACCCACTTCGACCATGTAGGGGTGGAGGCCCGCAAGGAAAGTGCAAAGCTGATACTCGCCAAAGTCAAGGCAATGGCTGCCACAACCCCCGTTCTCCTAACCGGCGACTTCAACATCGACCAGCGTGATGAGAGCTATACCATCCTCAACACGTCTGGCGGCCTGAAAGATGCTTACCAGCAAGCCGAGGTGGTGTACGCACCCAATGGAACCTTCAACGGATTCAACCCACAAGCGAAAACCGACGCCCGAATCGACCATATTTTCCTGAGTCCAGCTTTCAAAACCACTCGCTACGGTATCCTGACCGACACGTATGGCGCAGGTAAAACACCTTCCGACCACTATCCAGTGGCGGTGGAAGTGCATTACACGGTAGGGAAGGCGGGCCCCAAAAAGTAACCCAGCTGAGTGCAAGGCTATATGAAAGTGGTGTTAGGCTAATAGGGCTCCAGGGCAGCCAGTTGCTTGCCGCACGATCTTACTTTAGCTAATGGCTGCTCTAAAGGCATTCATGACGGGGCTTGTTTTATTGCGGGCTAAAGCTCAAATTTATAGCACAAAGCAAATATAATATTAGGAAAATACAATGGTAGCACTGCCTTGTCACGGTGCTGTCTACTATTCTCGTTTCTTGTATGCATCATATTGTGTATCAAAGCTATGCTGTAGGGCAACCTGCCACCTCCGAGTTGCGGACGCTACTTAAGCAGGCACGGATCAACAACGCAGCCTTGGGTGTTACGGGCTTGCTACTCTACAGCCACGGGAGCTTTTTACAAGTGTTGGAGGGCGAGGTGGAGGTCGTGCAGGAGATTTACGCCAAAATTAAAGTCGATTACCGCCATACCCGCGTGATTACCCTCGCCGATGGGTATATCCAAAAACGATTTTTCACTGATTGGTCAATGGGGTTCCAGGAGCTTTCAGGAGACGATTTTGTGCGGCTTACTGGGTACATCAACCCCTACCGCTCCTCTTTCCTTGATGCGCACTTGCCCGAAATTGACGAAGACATGCTGGTATTGCTGAAGTCGTTTGTGCTGAACGATGGCTCGCAGATGTAAATAGGTTGGCAAGCAGAACTAAGCCCCGTAACAGAAAGCGCCACCATGTAGCATGGTGGCGCTTTCTGTTATAGAACTCCATATTACCGGTTCCGGTCGTTACGGTGAGCGGCTTCCCAGCGGGCGCGCTCCTGTGAGGTTACCTTGTGCTTTTTATCGTACCCGTAGTTGAAGTCTTTCTCGTTCCGGCCGTCGTAGCGGTTGTTGGAGTCCCGACGGTCGTAGCGGTCGGCCTGACGGTTGTTGTAGTCCCGCTTGTCGTAGTCACGGCGGTCGGTGCGGTGGGCGGCTTCCCAGCGGGCCTTTTCGGCTGGCGTTACTCTGTGTTTCTTATCGTATCCGTAGTTGAAATCTCGGTCGTTGCGGTCATCGTAACGACTATTTTCTGTGCGGCGCCTGTCATCGTCGCGGTGGTCGGGGGCAGCAGCCAGGGAGGCAGTCGAGGAGAACAGAACGAAAGCAGCGGCAAGTGAAAGCAAGGAGGTTTTCATACGTGACAAAAGGTTGGAAGAGGAAGGATGAAACTGTTGCCTTGAGGCAAACGGCTAATGAAAATGAAATGCTAAGCGCTTTAATCCCCAATTGCAAGCACGGT is from Hymenobacter tibetensis and encodes:
- a CDS encoding endonuclease/exonuclease/phosphatase family protein; the protein is MVVKNVVVVFLLLALALPSSAQTMKVATYNIRYDNVQDTANAWMKRLPHLTNLIRFQDFDVLGTQEVLANQLQDMASKLPGYEHIGVGRDDGKQGGEFSAIFYKKDKYNLLQQGTFWLSPTSTVPSKGWDAQLPRVCTWGKFQEKNTGFTFYMFNTHFDHVGVEARKESAKLILAKVKAMAATTPVLLTGDFNIDQRDESYTILNTSGGLKDAYQQAEVVYAPNGTFNGFNPQAKTDARIDHIFLSPAFKTTRYGILTDTYGAGKTPSDHYPVAVEVHYTVGKAGPKK
- a CDS encoding BLUF domain-containing protein; the encoded protein is MHHIVYQSYAVGQPATSELRTLLKQARINNAALGVTGLLLYSHGSFLQVLEGEVEVVQEIYAKIKVDYRHTRVITLADGYIQKRFFTDWSMGFQELSGDDFVRLTGYINPYRSSFLDAHLPEIDEDMLVLLKSFVLNDGSQM